The Setaria italica strain Yugu1 chromosome IX, Setaria_italica_v2.0, whole genome shotgun sequence genome has a window encoding:
- the LOC101784570 gene encoding N-acetyltransferase 9-like protein — protein MTDLFDAPPLTQTQGQSSQAPAAPARRPRRHRSQDYTDIGSANFKAALVVVGMQPARDGQATDDMQLAEIEIMIAEHKSRGKGIGQEAILLMMAFAVEKYGIHTFRAKISESNTASLKLFRKLGFKDASYSVVFKEVTLEAPADALPLRFPLTIGDW, from the exons ATGACCGACTTGTTTGATGCTCCACCTCTGACTCAGACGCAAGGACAGTCAAGCCAG GCACCTGCAGCTCCAGCCCGGAGGCCCCGCCGGCATCGTTCCCAGGACTACACCGACATTGGCAGCGCCAAT TTTAAGGCAGCATTGGTCGTGGTGGGGATGCAACCTGCACGTGATGGACAAGCAACAG ATGATATGCAGCTGGCGGAGATAGAGATTATGATAGCTGAACATAAGAG CCGTGGGAAGGGAATTGGTCAAGAAGCAATCTTACTGATGATGGCATTTGCAGTAGAGAAATATGGAATTCACACATTCAGAGCAAAAATTAGTGAATCAAATACGGCATCCCTTAAGCTCTTCAGAAAGTTG GGCTTCAAGGATGCTTCATACAGTGTGGTGTTTAAAGAG GTGACTCTGGAGGCACCTGCTGATGCACTCCCGTTGAGATTTCCTCTAACCATAGGAGATTGGTGA